GAAAAAACCGACGGCGCAATCAACATCCAGACTTTCCCGCAGGCCCAGCTGCCCGCATACAAGGAAGGCGTGGAGCAGGTTGTTCGCGGAGCTAAATTCATCTCCGTAGAAGATCCCTCTTTCATCGGTGACTATGTTCCCGATTTCAAAGCCCTTTACGCTCCCATGCTTTACCGCAGCTTTGACGAATACGTGACTCTCACCCAGTCCGACCTCGTTAAGAAAATGAAAGCTGAAGCTGAGAAACAGGGCATCAAGATTCTTGCTCTCGACTACATCTACGGTTTCCGTAACCTTATCACCCAGAAAGTCATCAAGACTCCTGCTGATCTCAAGGGCATGAAAATCCGTACCCCCGGTTCCAAATCCTACATCGACACCCTCACCGCCATGGGCGCGGTTGCTACTCCCCTGCCTTGGGGCGAAACCCTCTCCGCAGTACAGCAGGGCGTTGTTGACGGTCTCGAAGGTTCCGAATTCACCAACATCGGCACCAAAGTGTACGAAGGCCCCACCAAAAACGTAGCCAACACCCGCCACATTCTCGGTACCTGCGGTGTGTACATCTCCACCAAGGTCTGGGAAAAGATTCCTGCTAAATACCAGAAGATCATCGAAGAAGAGTTCGCTGGTGGCGCAACTCACATGGTCAACCTGCTCAAGTCCCAGCACGGCGGCGTGGTCAAGGAACTGGAATCCTACGGCGTGAAATTCAATGAAGTTGACGGCGACGCTTTCCGCGCAGCCCTCAAGCCTCTCTACAAAGAACAGAAAGGCATGACTCCCGGTATCTACCAGACTATCTTCAAAGAACTCGACGCAATGAGATAAACAATAAATTCAGGGCATGGGCGTCACATCTCCCATGCCCTGCTTTTGGTGGTGAACAATGTCTACTACAGCATGCAGATTTATTTTTAAAAATTTCGACCTCCTGCTCAGCGGTTTTTTCCTGTGCATTACCGTTGCGGTGGTCATCGTCAATGTCGGGCTGCGCTACCTTTTCCAGGGCGGTCTTTTCTGGGCCGAAGAAGTAGCGACAACCGCATTCATCTGGTCCGTTTTCGTTGGATCAGCCGCTGCATACCGCTACAAAATGCATATCGGCATTGATATGATCAGCAAGATCGGCCCCAAAGTCTGGCGCAGATTCATTGCTGTGGTCATCGACCTCATGATGTTCATCATTAACGGTTACATCGTTTATCTCAGTGTTTTCTACATTCAGGCAAACAAGCTGAAACGCACACCCGTTCTCGATATTCCCGCCATTTACGTGAATCTGGCACTTACGGTCGGTTTCTCCTTGATTACTGTCTACGCACTGGCTTTCCTGTATCAGGATTTAGGAAAACTTTTCGGCAAACAGGCAGAAGAAGGAGAATAAACATGCTTACATTTCCCGTAACCATCGTAATGGCCCTGTATTTTACCAGTATCCCCATTGCCTTTGCCCTTTTGGCCGCAGGTCTCGCATATTTCACTTTCGGCGATGTCGGCACACCGCCGGACCTGATCCTGCAAAAGTTCATCACCTCCACCGCTTCCTTTCCTTTACTGGCCATTCCATTTTTCATCATGGCCGGAGAGATCATGAACTTTTCAGGAATCAGTGCCGCCCTCATGAAGATGGCAGAAGTACTGACCGGACACCTGCGCGGCGGTCTGGCTCAGGTCAACGTACTGCTCTCCACCCTCATGGGCGGAATTTCCGGATCAGCCAACGCGGATGCAGCCATGCAGTCCAAAATTATTGTCCCGCAGATGACCAAACGCGGGTACAGCGCGCCGTTTGCTACCGCCATCACCGCCGCATCATCTGCAATTGCCCCGGTAATCCCACCGGGTATCAACCTGATCATCTACGCTC
This window of the Desulfovibrio sp. JC022 genome carries:
- a CDS encoding C4-dicarboxylate TRAP transporter substrate-binding protein codes for the protein MSFKKTLSVLCAGTALLLSMSTMCMAADDYKLTLKLSHVFSPAEQLSKSMDAVAESIHEKTDGAINIQTFPQAQLPAYKEGVEQVVRGAKFISVEDPSFIGDYVPDFKALYAPMLYRSFDEYVTLTQSDLVKKMKAEAEKQGIKILALDYIYGFRNLITQKVIKTPADLKGMKIRTPGSKSYIDTLTAMGAVATPLPWGETLSAVQQGVVDGLEGSEFTNIGTKVYEGPTKNVANTRHILGTCGVYISTKVWEKIPAKYQKIIEEEFAGGATHMVNLLKSQHGGVVKELESYGVKFNEVDGDAFRAALKPLYKEQKGMTPGIYQTIFKELDAMR
- a CDS encoding TRAP transporter small permease, with product MSTTACRFIFKNFDLLLSGFFLCITVAVVIVNVGLRYLFQGGLFWAEEVATTAFIWSVFVGSAAAYRYKMHIGIDMISKIGPKVWRRFIAVVIDLMMFIINGYIVYLSVFYIQANKLKRTPVLDIPAIYVNLALTVGFSLITVYALAFLYQDLGKLFGKQAEEGE